The genomic DNA AGATTGGTGATAAACGGTGCCAATGTTACCATGACCCTTTATCGCAGGGTCTCAACCTGCACCCTTTTGATTGATCAAGTTGGAATCGATTGTGACAGACGCCGACCAGCCAAGCTTTTTTTTCTACGACTTTGAAACATTCGGCACCCATCCAGGTAAAGACAGGCCTTGCCAATTTGCTGGCGTTCGTACCGACAGTGATTTTAATGTCATCGGTGAACCCTTAGTCCTGTACTGCCAACCGCCGAATGACTACTTACCGGCACCGGAAGCCTGTTTGGTCACCGGGATTACACCGCAGTTAGCACTGAAAAAAGGCTTATCCGAACCGGAATTCATCGCACAGATCCATGCAGCCTTCTCGCAACCCAATACCTGTATTGTTGGATATAACAACGTCCGCTTCGATGATGAAGTCACGCGCTATACGCTGTACCGCAACTTTTTTGACCCCTATGGCTGGAGCTGGCAAAACGGCAATTCACGCTGGGATTTGCTCGATGTGATGCGCGCCTGCTACGCACTGCGCCCCGACGGCATTGAGTGGCCCCATGATGACAACGGTAAACCCAGTTTTAAATTAGAAAACCTATCCGTCGCAAACGATATTGAGCATAGCGACGCGCACGATGCCATGGCCGATGTGCACGCAACTATCGAGCTGGCAAAAAAGGTCAAAGCGGCGCAGCCACGGCTATTTGATTATTTGTTAAAACATCGCCATAAAAACAAAATCAAGCACCTGATCGATGTGGTGAACATGACACCTCTCGTGCATGTCTCTGGCATGTTCGGCACCGAGCGCGGCAACACAAGCTGGATTGTGCCCGTTGCTTGGCATCCTGATAACCCCAATGCCGTGATTACTGTCGATCTGGCCCGTGACCCGGCCCCTTTAT from Salinivibrio kushneri includes the following:
- the sbcB gene encoding exodeoxyribonuclease I, with product MTDADQPSFFFYDFETFGTHPGKDRPCQFAGVRTDSDFNVIGEPLVLYCQPPNDYLPAPEACLVTGITPQLALKKGLSEPEFIAQIHAAFSQPNTCIVGYNNVRFDDEVTRYTLYRNFFDPYGWSWQNGNSRWDLLDVMRACYALRPDGIEWPHDDNGKPSFKLENLSVANDIEHSDAHDAMADVHATIELAKKVKAAQPRLFDYLLKHRHKNKIKHLIDVVNMTPLVHVSGMFGTERGNTSWIVPVAWHPDNPNAVITVDLARDPAPLFELDADALRERLYTPHHDLTEGQLPAPLKLVHINKCPVLADAKTLRPEDAARLGVNREACLQHLKTLKASPELREKLVAVFADAKPFDDQDVDTALYAGFFSKSDRSAMDIIRARDPENLAALDLSVDDWRIKPLLFRYRARNYPWTLTEAEQKKWFMHRRDYFETHLPAYMDNLQHLAEQHQAEEDKVRVLKAIYHYVESLVG